Proteins encoded in a region of the Prochlorococcus marinus CUG1416 genome:
- the nrdJ gene encoding ribonucleoside-triphosphate reductase, adenosylcobalamin-dependent — protein MTVAPNKASSESNSNNLKKDNFPKTAPAAYPVFFRSYSRKTSSGKRENWSEVGERNLSGLKELGKLSEEELILMREMQSNQKAQPSGRWLWIGGTPWINKNQNFSGAYNCTSTNLIDWEAFALMMDLAMMGCGTGAIIEPHFINNLPTVINKINIKSVSEVGITPKDQRKEKSSLEIKGKDLHIKVGDSRRGWVDSYKYLLEASSNESLEREIDVFINLEDIRPAGESLKGFGGMANPIKLKDLYSRVASLLGKAIGRKLSTVECCLLIDEAAVTIVAGNIRRSAGMRQFASDDKEAASAKENLWSQDENGNWRIDPEKDALRMANHTRVYHSKPTYQTVLDAVTKQFHSGEGAIQFAPEAIARSNADILKDDELRKEFIEIYSEQGKDEARNWMNSSYGPFSEEELDHRMSRYGLNPCGEILGNDFHCNLAEVHLNQIDPENFEEQKKAFKAAALSVACLLNHEFEVERYRKSREYDPIVGVSFTGLFDFCVHAFGTPWLKWWEAGRPNSEEGKAFKEKEAKFLDSWRKIVKETVWEYCDKHNLRRPNRCTTVQPAGTKSLLTGAAPGWHPPKAQRFIRRITFRKNDPIALACMDYGYSVVPSQSDKDENGCLLDNPFDPRCTEWLVEIPTEVSWANIDGADQIDINNFSALAQFDFYMQVQKFYTEHNTSATVEFRENEIEDLAKAIHNAIENNEGYISAALLARFSANATFPRLPFEPISKEEYISLQNNVIKRKVNNDFFDALNKYDVGELSEAGPAGCDSDKCLLPLTKPKN, from the coding sequence GTGACTGTTGCACCAAATAAAGCTTCTTCAGAGAGCAATTCCAATAATCTTAAAAAAGATAATTTCCCAAAGACTGCACCAGCGGCTTATCCTGTTTTCTTCAGATCTTACAGCAGGAAAACTTCCTCTGGCAAAAGGGAGAACTGGAGCGAAGTAGGTGAAAGAAATTTATCGGGTTTAAAAGAATTAGGAAAACTTTCTGAAGAAGAATTGATCCTAATGAGAGAGATGCAAAGCAACCAAAAAGCCCAACCTTCAGGGAGATGGTTATGGATTGGCGGAACTCCTTGGATTAATAAGAACCAAAATTTCTCAGGAGCTTACAACTGTACATCAACAAACTTAATTGATTGGGAAGCATTCGCTTTGATGATGGACTTAGCAATGATGGGATGTGGAACAGGTGCAATAATTGAGCCTCATTTTATAAACAATTTACCTACGGTAATAAACAAAATAAATATTAAATCAGTTAGTGAAGTTGGAATAACTCCCAAAGATCAAAGAAAAGAAAAATCATCATTAGAAATCAAAGGAAAAGATCTTCATATCAAAGTTGGAGACAGCAGAAGAGGCTGGGTAGATAGCTATAAATATCTTCTTGAGGCATCAAGCAACGAAAGTCTTGAAAGAGAAATTGATGTTTTTATTAATTTGGAAGATATTAGACCTGCTGGAGAATCATTAAAGGGTTTTGGTGGCATGGCAAATCCTATTAAATTGAAAGATCTATACTCTAGAGTCGCATCACTTCTTGGAAAGGCAATTGGCAGAAAATTAAGTACAGTAGAGTGTTGTTTATTAATTGATGAAGCTGCAGTAACCATAGTTGCTGGGAATATCAGAAGAAGTGCTGGAATGAGACAATTTGCTTCAGATGATAAGGAGGCGGCATCAGCCAAAGAAAATCTATGGAGTCAAGATGAGAATGGTAATTGGAGAATAGATCCTGAAAAAGATGCCCTCAGGATGGCTAATCATACCAGGGTTTACCATTCAAAACCCACTTATCAAACTGTTTTGGATGCTGTCACAAAACAATTCCACTCAGGTGAGGGAGCTATTCAATTTGCTCCAGAAGCAATCGCAAGGTCAAATGCAGATATTCTAAAAGACGATGAATTGAGAAAGGAATTTATTGAAATCTACTCAGAACAAGGTAAGGATGAAGCGAGAAATTGGATGAATAGTAGTTATGGTCCATTTTCTGAAGAAGAGCTAGATCACAGGATGAGCAGATATGGACTTAACCCTTGTGGCGAGATCTTGGGGAATGATTTTCACTGTAATTTGGCTGAAGTTCATTTAAATCAGATTGATCCCGAAAATTTTGAAGAGCAAAAAAAAGCTTTTAAAGCTGCAGCTCTTTCGGTAGCATGCTTACTCAATCATGAATTTGAAGTTGAGCGTTACAGAAAAAGTAGGGAATATGACCCTATTGTAGGTGTAAGTTTCACGGGATTATTTGATTTCTGCGTTCATGCATTTGGGACACCATGGTTGAAGTGGTGGGAAGCAGGAAGGCCCAATAGTGAAGAAGGGAAAGCTTTCAAAGAGAAGGAAGCTAAATTCTTAGATTCTTGGAGAAAAATAGTAAAAGAAACTGTCTGGGAATATTGTGATAAACATAATCTGAGAAGACCAAATCGATGCACCACCGTTCAGCCAGCTGGGACTAAAAGTCTTCTAACAGGAGCAGCTCCAGGATGGCATCCTCCAAAGGCTCAAAGATTCATAAGAAGAATAACTTTCAGGAAAAATGATCCAATAGCTTTAGCTTGCATGGATTATGGTTACTCAGTTGTTCCATCCCAATCTGATAAAGATGAAAATGGCTGTTTGCTTGACAATCCATTTGATCCAAGATGTACAGAATGGTTAGTTGAAATCCCTACAGAAGTTAGCTGGGCAAATATAGATGGTGCAGACCAAATAGATATCAACAATTTCTCAGCATTAGCTCAATTTGATTTTTACATGCAAGTGCAGAAATTTTACACAGAGCATAATACCTCTGCAACCGTAGAATTTAGAGAAAATGAAATCGAGGATTTAGCTAAGGCTATTCATAATGCAATAGAAAATAATGAGGGATATATTTCAGCGGCATTGCTAGCTCGATTTAGTGCTAACGCTACTTTCCCGAGATTACCCTTTGAACCAATAAGTAAAGAGGAATATATTTCATTGCAAAATAACGTAATAAAAAGAAAAGTTAATAACGATTTCTTTGACGCTCTTAATAAATATGATGTTGGAGAACTATCTGAAGCAGGTCCAGCAGGTTGTGATTCAGACAAGTGTCTTCTTCCTCTGACTAAACCAAAAAATTAA
- a CDS encoding class I SAM-dependent methyltransferase, translated as MERIPEPELMEKKEQVISYDEADFSEGEFNLINQINHYLLRNNISLSKKDLIVDLGCGPGNISEKLATKWPNTEVVGIDGSKEMILRAEYNKKISNNQKNLKNLRYICSDIKDIKSTNFLLKKKIRLLVSNSLIHHITHLEDFFKTIRSLSSNITVNFHKDLKRPLDEKSFLEIKAQCSTKYNEILTNDYYASLRASYTFKELRNFTLENDLSSLEVFEDGDKYLIVYGNV; from the coding sequence ATGGAAAGAATCCCTGAACCTGAATTGATGGAAAAAAAAGAGCAGGTCATTTCTTATGACGAAGCTGATTTTTCAGAAGGGGAATTTAATTTAATTAATCAAATTAATCATTATCTTTTGAGAAATAATATTTCTTTAAGTAAAAAAGATTTAATAGTTGATTTAGGATGCGGCCCAGGAAATATTTCTGAGAAGTTAGCAACAAAATGGCCTAATACTGAAGTAGTTGGAATAGATGGCTCTAAAGAGATGATTTTGAGAGCAGAATATAACAAAAAGATTTCTAATAATCAAAAAAATTTAAAAAATTTACGTTACATTTGTTCTGACATTAAAGATATTAAATCAACTAATTTTTTACTTAAAAAAAAAATTAGGTTACTTGTAAGTAACAGTTTGATTCATCACATTACCCATCTTGAAGATTTCTTCAAAACCATAAGAAGTTTGTCTAGTAATATCACTGTAAATTTTCATAAGGACTTAAAAAGGCCATTAGATGAAAAGTCTTTTCTAGAAATTAAAGCACAATGTTCAACTAAATATAATGAGATTTTGACTAATGATTATTATGCATCTTTAAGAGCTTCTTATACTTTTAAAGAGTTAAGAAATTTCACTTTAGAGAATGATCTATCTTCTTTAGAAGTGTTTGAAGACGGTGATAAATATTTAATAGTCTATGGTAATGTTTAA
- a CDS encoding peptide chain release factor 3, which translates to MSLGTKILNNKDILEAVNKRRNFAIISHPDAGKTTLTEKLLLYGGAIQQAGAVKARGNQRKATSDWMELEKQRGISITSTVLQFEYQRSVINLLDTPGHQDFSEDTYRTLAAADNAVMLEDAAKGLEPQTRKLFEVCKMRKIPIFTFINKMDRPGREPFSLLDEIESELGLNTLPINWPIGSGEEFRGVIDRFSREVILFDKAVRGKQSNEKRLSLEDKELSKYVERDLLENSLEELEVLDEAGSKFEKEKVFNGSLTPVFFGSAMTNFGVRPFLDSFLKMAQKPTSRNSNKGDIEPASDEFSGFVFKLQANMDPKHRDRVAFIRVCSGKFEKDMSVKHSRTGKTIRLSRPQKIFGQDREVVDDAYPGDVIGLNNPGMFSIGDTLYTGTHLEYEGIPSFSPEIFSWLRNPNPSAFKNFRKGVNELREEGAVQILYDFDESKRDPILAAVGQLQLEVVTHRLKSEYGVDANLESMPYQLARWVSDGWQAIEKLGRVFNCKIVKDCWNRPVILFKNEWNLNQFFEDNNHLTLNKVAPVVSGVEPIVL; encoded by the coding sequence ATGAGCTTAGGTACAAAAATTTTAAATAATAAAGATATACTGGAAGCGGTAAATAAAAGAAGAAATTTTGCCATTATTTCACATCCAGATGCTGGGAAAACGACTCTTACTGAGAAGCTTCTTTTATATGGAGGTGCCATTCAACAGGCAGGAGCAGTAAAGGCTAGAGGTAATCAGAGAAAAGCTACGTCAGACTGGATGGAACTGGAGAAACAAAGAGGTATTTCAATTACATCAACTGTATTGCAATTTGAATATCAAAGATCAGTAATTAATCTATTAGATACACCAGGACACCAGGATTTCTCTGAAGATACTTATAGAACATTAGCTGCTGCTGATAATGCAGTTATGTTGGAAGATGCTGCTAAAGGACTAGAACCTCAAACTAGAAAATTGTTTGAAGTTTGCAAGATGCGAAAAATACCAATATTTACTTTCATAAATAAAATGGATAGACCAGGAAGAGAGCCATTTTCTTTACTTGATGAAATTGAATCAGAACTTGGATTAAATACTTTACCTATTAACTGGCCAATTGGAAGTGGCGAGGAATTTAGAGGAGTTATTGATAGATTTTCGAGAGAGGTGATTTTATTTGATAAGGCCGTGAGAGGAAAACAATCGAATGAGAAAAGATTAAGTCTTGAAGATAAAGAACTATCAAAATATGTAGAGAGAGATTTGCTTGAAAACTCACTTGAGGAATTGGAGGTTCTTGATGAGGCAGGATCGAAATTTGAAAAAGAAAAAGTTTTTAATGGCTCTTTAACCCCAGTTTTCTTTGGATCTGCAATGACTAATTTTGGTGTAAGACCATTTTTAGATAGTTTTCTAAAAATGGCTCAAAAACCAACTTCAAGAAATAGTAATAAAGGGGATATTGAACCTGCAAGCGATGAATTTAGTGGGTTCGTTTTTAAGCTTCAAGCAAACATGGATCCAAAGCATAGAGATAGGGTCGCTTTTATAAGAGTTTGTAGTGGGAAATTTGAAAAGGATATGTCAGTTAAACATTCCAGAACTGGGAAAACAATTAGATTATCAAGGCCACAAAAAATATTTGGGCAAGATAGAGAAGTAGTTGATGATGCCTATCCTGGAGATGTTATTGGCTTGAATAATCCAGGTATGTTTTCTATTGGAGATACTCTTTATACTGGTACTCATCTGGAGTACGAAGGCATACCATCCTTTAGTCCTGAAATATTCAGCTGGCTAAGAAATCCAAATCCTTCAGCATTTAAAAACTTTAGAAAGGGTGTGAATGAACTTCGTGAAGAAGGTGCTGTTCAGATCCTTTATGACTTTGATGAGAGCAAAAGAGACCCTATACTCGCAGCTGTTGGTCAATTACAGTTGGAAGTAGTAACTCATAGGTTAAAAAGTGAATATGGTGTAGATGCAAATCTTGAATCAATGCCATATCAATTGGCTAGATGGGTTTCTGATGGATGGCAAGCTATTGAAAAACTTGGCAGAGTCTTCAATTGTAAAATAGTTAAAGATTGTTGGAATAGACCAGTTATTCTTTTTAAAAACGAGTGGAATTTAAACCAATTTTTTGAAGATAATAATCACTTGACTTTAAACAAAGTTGCTCCTGTTGTTAGTGGAGTTGAACCAATTGTTTTATAA
- a CDS encoding CPP1-like family protein yields the protein MDSNSNKKNNEKSPYEILGVKEGAAFEDIQKARDIKVKEAGEDLILKAKIESSFDQLLMGSLKARQSGNVSYEAVSASKKEKQINQFTNNNFPLLSKIKNLNNNPKNSSQYSLPKITPPSFNNLSIKISVGLLFLILLFISPDSNNRLLLSISTLILTYTQIKSGQRFIGSLGWSVTFLSIGLIFGGLLETNSFIQEISNNSLSIQKIQSIPAMVILWLGVIFL from the coding sequence TTGGACTCAAACAGTAATAAAAAGAATAATGAAAAATCACCTTATGAAATTTTAGGTGTAAAAGAAGGCGCTGCTTTTGAGGATATTCAGAAGGCTAGAGATATTAAAGTTAAAGAGGCTGGTGAAGATTTAATTCTAAAAGCAAAAATAGAATCTTCCTTCGATCAATTACTTATGGGGAGTTTGAAAGCGAGACAATCAGGAAATGTAAGTTATGAAGCGGTGAGTGCTTCAAAAAAAGAAAAACAAATTAATCAATTTACCAATAATAATTTTCCACTGCTTTCTAAGATAAAAAATTTAAATAATAACCCTAAGAACTCAAGTCAGTACAGTCTTCCAAAAATAACTCCCCCCTCATTTAATAACCTTTCAATAAAAATATCTGTTGGACTATTATTTTTAATTTTGTTATTTATCAGTCCAGATTCGAATAATAGACTTTTGCTCTCTATCTCAACATTAATTCTTACCTATACTCAAATTAAATCGGGTCAAAGATTTATAGGTTCTTTAGGATGGAGTGTTACCTTTCTTTCAATTGGATTAATATTTGGTGGATTACTTGAAACTAATTCTTTCATTCAGGAAATATCAAACAATTCTTTATCAATACAAAAAATTCAAAGTATTCCAGCCATGGTTATTTTATGGCTGGGGGTAATTTTCTTATAA
- the hslO gene encoding Hsp33 family molecular chaperone HslO — MKDRIVRATAANGGIRLVAVLTTESSLEAKKRHDLSYLTTCILGRAFSASLLLASSMKIMHGRVTLRVRSDGPLKGLLVDAGRDGKIRGYVGNPNLELDLVKIDNNKYSFDFTKALGTGYLNVIRDSGFGEPFTSTVELVNGNIAEDLASYLYHSEQTPSAVFIGEKIQNKSVICTGGLLAQVLPKKDTDPLLVSLLEERCKEINSFSEELFQSRDNLLSLIRNIFPDIDDKSISEKARSQEVSFKCKCSKQRSLNAMKMLDNSELEDILNKDGKAELVCEFCKNKYLINYEEIKSMIEN; from the coding sequence ATGAAGGATAGAATAGTTCGGGCTACTGCAGCAAATGGAGGAATAAGATTAGTTGCGGTCTTAACAACAGAGTCTTCTTTAGAAGCTAAAAAAAGGCACGATCTTTCTTATTTAACAACCTGTATCTTAGGAAGAGCATTTAGTGCTTCACTACTTTTAGCAAGTTCAATGAAAATAATGCATGGCAGAGTAACTTTGAGAGTTAGATCTGACGGACCTTTAAAGGGATTGCTAGTTGATGCAGGTAGAGATGGAAAAATCAGGGGTTATGTAGGGAATCCTAATTTAGAACTGGATCTAGTCAAAATAGATAATAATAAATATTCTTTTGATTTCACAAAAGCATTAGGTACAGGATATTTAAATGTTATTAGAGATAGTGGATTTGGTGAACCCTTTACAAGTACTGTTGAATTAGTAAATGGGAATATTGCTGAAGACTTAGCTTCATATTTATATCATTCAGAACAAACGCCTTCTGCTGTATTTATTGGAGAAAAAATTCAAAATAAAAGTGTTATTTGTACTGGTGGCTTATTAGCTCAAGTTTTACCTAAAAAAGACACTGACCCTTTACTAGTTTCACTACTTGAAGAAAGATGTAAAGAAATTAATTCTTTCAGCGAAGAACTATTTCAGTCAAGAGATAATCTTCTTTCGTTAATAAGAAATATATTCCCGGATATTGACGATAAATCAATATCAGAGAAAGCTCGTTCCCAAGAAGTTAGTTTTAAATGCAAGTGTTCCAAACAAAGAAGTTTAAATGCAATGAAAATGCTTGATAATAGTGAGTTGGAAGACATCCTCAATAAAGATGGTAAAGCAGAATTGGTTTGTGAATTTTGTAAGAATAAATATCTTATAAATTATGAAGAGATTAAATCGATGATAGAAAATTAA